The Couchioplanes caeruleus sequence GGCCCAGCCGGTCGGTCAGGCCGACGGCCGTCACGACCCGGTCGAACCACGCCCGGTCCGGCCGCCGCCCGGCGATCGTCAGCGGCAGCGTGATGTTCTCCGCGGCGGTCAGCACCGGCAGCAGGTTGAACCTCTGGAACACGAATCCGACGTGGTCGCGGCGCAGCAGGGTCAGCCGCCGGTCGCCCAGCGTGGTCAGGTCGGTGCCGCCGATGCGCACGGTGCCGCCAGTCGGCCGGTCCAGCCCGGCCAGGCAGTGCAGCAGCGTCGACTTGCCCGAGCCGGACGGCCCCATGACGGCGTGGAACATGCCCGCCGGTAGCGCCAGGCTCACGCCGGCGAGGGCGTCGACGGAGGCGTCGCCGGTGCCGTACGCCATGTGCAGGTCGACGGCCTCGACGGCGGGCCCGCCGGGCGGAGTGGAGGTGAGGGACGACATGCCACGACCGTATGGTCGCCCCTCGCCCCGGCGCGTCCCCTCGAAGATCGATCGCCGGGTACGACTCAGGTCGCACCGGGCCGCCGGCGTCCCCCTCAGGTATTGCCGCTGGGCTGCACCAGTCCGGACTCGTACGCGTACACCACCGCCTGCACCCGGTCGCGCAGTCCGAGCTTGGCCAGGATCCGCCCGACGTGGGTCTTCACCGTCGCCTCGGCCACGTGCAGTCTGCCGCCGATCTCCGCGTTCGACATTCCCTGGGCCACCAGCAGCAGCACCTCCTGCTCGCGGTCGGTCAGCTCGGTCAGGTCGCTCGTCCCCGGCCGGCCGGGGACGAGCCGGTCGGCGAAACGGTCCAGCAGCCGCCGGGTCACGCGGGGCGCCACCACCGCCTCACCGCTGGCCACCAC is a genomic window containing:
- a CDS encoding ABC transporter ATP-binding protein gives rise to the protein MSSLTSTPPGGPAVEAVDLHMAYGTGDASVDALAGVSLALPAGMFHAVMGPSGSGKSTLLHCLAGLDRPTGGTVRIGGTDLTTLGDRRLTLLRRDHVGFVFQRFNLLPVLTAAENITLPLTIAGRRPDRAWFDRVVTAVGLTDRLGHRPSELSGGQQQRVAVARALITRPWVVFADEPTGNLDSRSGTEVLSLLRDAVTDLGQTVVMVTHDPQAAARADQVVFLRDGRHAGTLPRPTADTVLEAMHRLETAGASPAGRWSA